One Ricinus communis isolate WT05 ecotype wild-type chromosome 1, ASM1957865v1, whole genome shotgun sequence DNA window includes the following coding sequences:
- the LOC8289160 gene encoding isopentenyl phosphate kinase isoform X2 has translation MEDTAALNLTKPIRCIVKLAITCKNELEKVNEENLEIVSSQLKQALIAGSGSQRVLGMDWSNRHGTSEISCDVDNFQEQTSLDSCSFVVVHGAGSFGHFQASKSGVHKGGLSQPLVKAGFVATRISVTTLNLEVVRILARDGIPSVGMSPFSCGWSTSQRNMESADLSMVAKAIGSGFVPVLHGDAVLDEFQGCTILSGDVIIRHLAAYLKPESVVFLTDVLGVYDRPPSEPGAVLLREIAVNEDGSWSVVNPTRQNMNNQVEITVAAHDTTGGMETKISEAAMIAKLGIDVYIVKAATSHSLKALSGELRGTIPDDWLGTVIRFVAKGTGSTC, from the exons ATGGAGGATACTGCAGCTCTCAATCTGACTAAACCAATCCGTTGCATCGTTAAACTTG CAATTACTTGTAAGAATGAGCTAGAGAAGGTAAATGAAGAGAATCTTGAGATTGTATCTTCTCAGCTAAAGCAAGCTTTGATTGCTGGGTCTGGGTCACAAAGAGTTCTTGGAATGGATTGGAGCAACCGGCATGGGACATCTGAAATTTCATGTGATGTGGATAATTTTCAAGAGCAAACTTCCTTGGATTCTTGCAGTTTTGTTGTTGTTCACGGAGCag GTTCGTTTGGACACTTCCAGGCTAGCAAATCAGGGGTTCATAAGGGAGGATTGAGCCAACCACTTGTCAAGGCTGGTTTTGTTGCCACACGCATTTCT GTTACAACTCTCAATCTTGAAGTTGTTCGAATACTAGCTAGAG ATGGAATTCCTTCCGTTGGAATGTCTCCATTTTCATGTGGATGGTCAACGTCACAAAGAAAT ATGGAATCAGCTGATTTATCAATGGTGGCAAAGGCGATTGGCTCTGGATTTGTACCT GTTCTACATGGAGATGCTGTACTTGATGAATTTCAG GGTTGCACCATATTGAGTGGTGATGTTATTATACGTCATCTTGCGGCCTACTTGAAACCAGAATCTGTTGTTTTTCTT ACAGATGTTTTGGGCGTGTATGACCGTCCACCTTCTGAACCCGGTGCAGTACTCTTGAGAGAGATTG CTGTGAATGAGGACGGAAGCTGGTCGGTCGTGAATCCAACACGCCAGAACATGAATAACCAAG TTGAAATAACGGTAGCAGCCCATGATACAACCGGAGGGATGGAGACCAAGATTTCAGAAGCTGCAATGATCGCAAAACTCGGCATTGATGTCTACATTGTGAAG GCGGCAACAAGCCACTCATTGAAAGCCTTAAGTGGAGAACTGCGAGGTACTATTCCTGATGATTGGCTCGGGACGGTCATTAGATTTGTTGCTAAAGGAACGGGTAGTACCTGTTGA
- the LOC107262688 gene encoding eukaryotic translation initiation factor 5A — protein sequence MSDEEHHFESKADAGASKTYPQQAGTIRKNGYIVIKNRPCKVVEVSTSKTGKHGHAKCHFVGIDIFNAKKLEDIVPSSHNCDVPHVTRTDYQLIDISEDGFVSLLTENGNTKDDLRLPTDENLLSQIKDGFAEGKDLVVTVMSSMGEEQICALKDIGPK from the exons ATGTCGGACGAAGAGCACCACTTCGAGTCCAAGGCCGACGCTGGAGCTTCCAAAACCTATCCTCAGCAGGCTGGTACTATTCGTAAGAACGGTTACATCGTTATCAAGAACCGCCCTTGCAAG GTTGTTGAGGTTTCAACCTCAAAGACTGGGAAGCACGGACATGCTAAATGTCACTTTGTTGGAATTGATATCTTCAATGCCAAGAAGCTCGAGGATATTGTTCCTTCATCCCACAACTGTGAT GTTCCCCATGTCACCCGTACTGATTACCAGCTGATTGATATTTCTGAGGATGGATTT GTTAGTTTGCTGACTGAGAACGGTAATACCAAGGATGACCTGAGGCTTCCAACCGATGAAAATCTGCTTTCTCAG ATCAAGGATGGATTTGCTGAGGGAAAAGATTTGGTTGTGACTGTGATGTCTTCCATGGGGGAGGAGCAGATTTGTGCTCTTAAGGACATTGGCCCAAAGTAA
- the LOC8289160 gene encoding isopentenyl phosphate kinase isoform X1 — protein MEDTAALNLTKPIRCIVKLGGAAITCKNELEKVNEENLEIVSSQLKQALIAGSGSQRVLGMDWSNRHGTSEISCDVDNFQEQTSLDSCSFVVVHGAGSFGHFQASKSGVHKGGLSQPLVKAGFVATRISVTTLNLEVVRILARDGIPSVGMSPFSCGWSTSQRNMESADLSMVAKAIGSGFVPVLHGDAVLDEFQGCTILSGDVIIRHLAAYLKPESVVFLTDVLGVYDRPPSEPGAVLLREIAVNEDGSWSVVNPTRQNMNNQVEITVAAHDTTGGMETKISEAAMIAKLGIDVYIVKAATSHSLKALSGELRGTIPDDWLGTVIRFVAKGTGSTC, from the exons ATGGAGGATACTGCAGCTCTCAATCTGACTAAACCAATCCGTTGCATCGTTAAACTTG GAGGTGCAGCAATTACTTGTAAGAATGAGCTAGAGAAGGTAAATGAAGAGAATCTTGAGATTGTATCTTCTCAGCTAAAGCAAGCTTTGATTGCTGGGTCTGGGTCACAAAGAGTTCTTGGAATGGATTGGAGCAACCGGCATGGGACATCTGAAATTTCATGTGATGTGGATAATTTTCAAGAGCAAACTTCCTTGGATTCTTGCAGTTTTGTTGTTGTTCACGGAGCag GTTCGTTTGGACACTTCCAGGCTAGCAAATCAGGGGTTCATAAGGGAGGATTGAGCCAACCACTTGTCAAGGCTGGTTTTGTTGCCACACGCATTTCT GTTACAACTCTCAATCTTGAAGTTGTTCGAATACTAGCTAGAG ATGGAATTCCTTCCGTTGGAATGTCTCCATTTTCATGTGGATGGTCAACGTCACAAAGAAAT ATGGAATCAGCTGATTTATCAATGGTGGCAAAGGCGATTGGCTCTGGATTTGTACCT GTTCTACATGGAGATGCTGTACTTGATGAATTTCAG GGTTGCACCATATTGAGTGGTGATGTTATTATACGTCATCTTGCGGCCTACTTGAAACCAGAATCTGTTGTTTTTCTT ACAGATGTTTTGGGCGTGTATGACCGTCCACCTTCTGAACCCGGTGCAGTACTCTTGAGAGAGATTG CTGTGAATGAGGACGGAAGCTGGTCGGTCGTGAATCCAACACGCCAGAACATGAATAACCAAG TTGAAATAACGGTAGCAGCCCATGATACAACCGGAGGGATGGAGACCAAGATTTCAGAAGCTGCAATGATCGCAAAACTCGGCATTGATGTCTACATTGTGAAG GCGGCAACAAGCCACTCATTGAAAGCCTTAAGTGGAGAACTGCGAGGTACTATTCCTGATGATTGGCTCGGGACGGTCATTAGATTTGTTGCTAAAGGAACGGGTAGTACCTGTTGA
- the LOC8289160 gene encoding isopentenyl phosphate kinase isoform X3, whose protein sequence is MEDTAALNLTKPIRCIVKLGGAAITCKNELEKVNEENLEIVSSQLKQALIAGSGSQRVLGMDWSNRHGTSEISCDVDNFQEQTSLDSCSFVVVHGAGSFGHFQASKSGVHKGGLSQPLVKAGFVATRISVTTLNLEVVRILARDGIPSVGMSPFSCGWSTSQRNMESADLSMVAKAIGSGFVPVLHGDAVLDEFQGCTILSGDVIIRHLAAYLKPESVVFLTDVLGVYDRPPSEPGAVLLREIAVNEDGSWSVVNPTRQNMNNQGVPRSEELVF, encoded by the exons ATGGAGGATACTGCAGCTCTCAATCTGACTAAACCAATCCGTTGCATCGTTAAACTTG GAGGTGCAGCAATTACTTGTAAGAATGAGCTAGAGAAGGTAAATGAAGAGAATCTTGAGATTGTATCTTCTCAGCTAAAGCAAGCTTTGATTGCTGGGTCTGGGTCACAAAGAGTTCTTGGAATGGATTGGAGCAACCGGCATGGGACATCTGAAATTTCATGTGATGTGGATAATTTTCAAGAGCAAACTTCCTTGGATTCTTGCAGTTTTGTTGTTGTTCACGGAGCag GTTCGTTTGGACACTTCCAGGCTAGCAAATCAGGGGTTCATAAGGGAGGATTGAGCCAACCACTTGTCAAGGCTGGTTTTGTTGCCACACGCATTTCT GTTACAACTCTCAATCTTGAAGTTGTTCGAATACTAGCTAGAG ATGGAATTCCTTCCGTTGGAATGTCTCCATTTTCATGTGGATGGTCAACGTCACAAAGAAAT ATGGAATCAGCTGATTTATCAATGGTGGCAAAGGCGATTGGCTCTGGATTTGTACCT GTTCTACATGGAGATGCTGTACTTGATGAATTTCAG GGTTGCACCATATTGAGTGGTGATGTTATTATACGTCATCTTGCGGCCTACTTGAAACCAGAATCTGTTGTTTTTCTT ACAGATGTTTTGGGCGTGTATGACCGTCCACCTTCTGAACCCGGTGCAGTACTCTTGAGAGAGATTG CTGTGAATGAGGACGGAAGCTGGTCGGTCGTGAATCCAACACGCCAGAACATGAATAACCAAG GAGTTCCACGGAGTGAAGAGTTGGTTTTctga
- the LOC8289159 gene encoding mitotic checkpoint protein BUB3.3 isoform X3 codes for MSFFLPFENPIGDAVSTVRFAPHSNNLLISSWDSSLRLYDVDSFLLRLEAPSQAALLHCCFHSETVAFSAGSDGCLRRYDLHLGSNDTIGSHSDIATSVEYSDQTRYAVGSVDGRVALEFLDPSNSNEGYTFRCHPKSRDGRTHLVSINDIVFNPLVCGTFVTGDNDGYIITWHNESKRRLCEFSRYPNSVASLSFNHLGELLAIASSYTYQEANEMEVSPQIFVQKMDDR; via the exons TTTTTTTTTACCATTTGAAAACCCCATTGGAGATGCAGTGTCCACAGTCCGATTTGCTCCGCATTCCAACAATCTTCTCATTTCTTCTTGGGATTCT AGTCTTAGATTGTACGATGTGGATAGCTTTCTGCTTAGGTTAGAAGCTCCTTCACAAGCTGCACTTCTCCATTGTTGTTTTCATAGTGAGACTGTTGCTTTCAGTGCAGGTTCTGATGGTTGCCTTAGAAG GTATGACTTGCATTTAGGAAGTAATGATACAATTGGAAGTCATAGTGATATAGCAACGAGTGTTGAATATAGTGATCAAACAA GATATGCTGTTGGATCAGTAGATGGACGGGTAGCGTTGGAGTTCTTGGATCCATCCAATTCTAACGAAGG ATATACATTCCGGTGTCACCCCAAATCAAGAGATGGAAGAACACATCTAGTTTCAATCAATGACATAGTCTTCAATCCTCT tgtaTGTGGCACTTTTGTTACCGGTGATAACGACGGATATATTATCACATGGCATAatgaaagtaaaagaagaTTATGTGAG TTTTCTAGATACCCAAACAGCGTGGCGTCTTTATCATTCAACCATTTGGGAGAACTTTTGGCTATTGCATCCAGCTATACTTACCAAGAAGCTAATGAAAT GGAAGTGTCCCCCCAAATATTTGTACAGAAGATGGATGACAGGTAG
- the LOC8289159 gene encoding mitotic checkpoint protein BUB3.3 isoform X1, with protein sequence MSFFLPFENPIGDAVSTVRFAPHSNNLLISSWDSSLRLYDVDSFLLRLEAPSQAALLHCCFHSETVAFSAGSDGCLRRYDLHLGSNDTIGSHSDIATSVEYSDQTSLVISAGFDKNIMFWDLRLAKSPAYLRNLGAEVASMSLSGFDLMLAVGKSVNVYDLRNMGKPVHFKENHTDVQIKCISSFPYRRGYAVGSVDGRVALEFLDPSNSNEGYTFRCHPKSRDGRTHLVSINDIVFNPLVCGTFVTGDNDGYIITWHNESKRRLCEFSRYPNSVASLSFNHLGELLAIASSYTYQEANEMEVSPQIFVQKMDDR encoded by the exons TTTTTTTTTACCATTTGAAAACCCCATTGGAGATGCAGTGTCCACAGTCCGATTTGCTCCGCATTCCAACAATCTTCTCATTTCTTCTTGGGATTCT AGTCTTAGATTGTACGATGTGGATAGCTTTCTGCTTAGGTTAGAAGCTCCTTCACAAGCTGCACTTCTCCATTGTTGTTTTCATAGTGAGACTGTTGCTTTCAGTGCAGGTTCTGATGGTTGCCTTAGAAG GTATGACTTGCATTTAGGAAGTAATGATACAATTGGAAGTCATAGTGATATAGCAACGAGTGTTGAATATAGTGATCAAACAA GTCTAGTGATATCCGCTGGTTTTGACAAGAATATAATGTTCTGGGATTTGCGCTTGGCAAAGTCTCCGGCATACCTGAGAAATTTGGGCGCAGAAGTTGCGTCCATGTCTCTCTCTGGGTTTGATTTGATGCTAGCTGTTGGGAAATCAGTAAATGTATATGACCTGCGAAACATGGGGAAGCCAGttcattttaaagaaaatcacacggatgtacaaataaaatgcATTAGCTCATTTCCTTATCGTAGAG GATATGCTGTTGGATCAGTAGATGGACGGGTAGCGTTGGAGTTCTTGGATCCATCCAATTCTAACGAAGG ATATACATTCCGGTGTCACCCCAAATCAAGAGATGGAAGAACACATCTAGTTTCAATCAATGACATAGTCTTCAATCCTCT tgtaTGTGGCACTTTTGTTACCGGTGATAACGACGGATATATTATCACATGGCATAatgaaagtaaaagaagaTTATGTGAG TTTTCTAGATACCCAAACAGCGTGGCGTCTTTATCATTCAACCATTTGGGAGAACTTTTGGCTATTGCATCCAGCTATACTTACCAAGAAGCTAATGAAAT GGAAGTGTCCCCCCAAATATTTGTACAGAAGATGGATGACAGGTAG
- the LOC8289159 gene encoding mitotic checkpoint protein BUB3.3 isoform X2, whose amino-acid sequence MSFFLPFENPIGDAVSTVRFAPHSNNLLISSWDSSLRLYDVDSFLLRLEAPSQAALLHCCFHSETVAFSAGSDGCLRRYDLHLGSNDTIGSHSDIATSVEYSDQTSLVISAGFDKNIMFWDLRLAKSPAYLRNLGAEVASMSLSGFDLMLAVGKSVNVYDLRNMGKPVHFKENHTDVQIKCISSFPYRRGYAVGSVDGRVALEFLDPSNSNEGYTFRCHPKSRDGRTHLVSINDIVFNPLVCGTFVTGDNDGYIITWHNESKRRLCEIPKQRGVFIIQPFGRTFGYCIQLYLPRS is encoded by the exons TTTTTTTTTACCATTTGAAAACCCCATTGGAGATGCAGTGTCCACAGTCCGATTTGCTCCGCATTCCAACAATCTTCTCATTTCTTCTTGGGATTCT AGTCTTAGATTGTACGATGTGGATAGCTTTCTGCTTAGGTTAGAAGCTCCTTCACAAGCTGCACTTCTCCATTGTTGTTTTCATAGTGAGACTGTTGCTTTCAGTGCAGGTTCTGATGGTTGCCTTAGAAG GTATGACTTGCATTTAGGAAGTAATGATACAATTGGAAGTCATAGTGATATAGCAACGAGTGTTGAATATAGTGATCAAACAA GTCTAGTGATATCCGCTGGTTTTGACAAGAATATAATGTTCTGGGATTTGCGCTTGGCAAAGTCTCCGGCATACCTGAGAAATTTGGGCGCAGAAGTTGCGTCCATGTCTCTCTCTGGGTTTGATTTGATGCTAGCTGTTGGGAAATCAGTAAATGTATATGACCTGCGAAACATGGGGAAGCCAGttcattttaaagaaaatcacacggatgtacaaataaaatgcATTAGCTCATTTCCTTATCGTAGAG GATATGCTGTTGGATCAGTAGATGGACGGGTAGCGTTGGAGTTCTTGGATCCATCCAATTCTAACGAAGG ATATACATTCCGGTGTCACCCCAAATCAAGAGATGGAAGAACACATCTAGTTTCAATCAATGACATAGTCTTCAATCCTCT tgtaTGTGGCACTTTTGTTACCGGTGATAACGACGGATATATTATCACATGGCATAatgaaagtaaaagaagaTTATGTGAG ATACCCAAACAGCGTGGCGTCTTTATCATTCAACCATTTGGGAGAACTTTTGGCTATTGCATCCAGCTATACTTACCAAGAAGCTAA